One Trichoplusia ni isolate ovarian cell line Hi5 chromosome 6, tn1, whole genome shotgun sequence DNA segment encodes these proteins:
- the LOC113494673 gene encoding facilitated trehalose transporter Tret1-like, with translation MDKPTMHMLSVQEKGGQTRKANQYIAAVAAAIAAVAGGTILAWTSPALPQLTPLVTNATALARNGSLSGNSSQLVNSLNQTADFLLDTKDSSLVSSILAIGAAMSALPVGMLAQKIGRRPTVLLLSIPFMINWLLTIFANGAGMLIAARFFAGLATGGACVAAPMYIGEIAETSIRGSLGAFFQLFLTVGILFTFVVGGWTHWRTLSIVSAVFPILLVVVFWWMPETPQYLLGKNRRRDAEKSLRWLRGPDADLSVELEDMQKEVDDAARQRAGVLSMVTDRAPRMALICGLGLMFFQQFSGINAVIFYTNNIFQSAGSNIPPVIATIIVGVVQTIATYASSVLVERAGRRILLLQSSIIMGICLIILGIYFKLQMDKVNVDAVGWLPLVCLVLFIISFSMGFGPIPWMMMAELFPVEFRGAATGVTVIVNWILVFIVTLCFPIMKDAIGIYSCFWFFAAIMVIGSFFVFFLIPETKGKSVSQIQAILSGKKV, from the exons ATGGATAAACCGACGATGCATATGCTCTCCGTGCAGGAGAAGGGAGGCCAGACCAGGAAGGCCAACCAGTACATAGCCGCTGTAGCAG CGGCCATCGCTGCAGTAGCTGGTGGTACCATCTTAGCCTGGACCTCACCAGCTCTACCACAGCTGACGCCCCTCGTCACCAACGCGACAGCTCTGGCCAGGAATGGTTCTCTTTCTGGAAACTCCAGCCAACTCGTCAACTCCCTCAACCAGACTGCCGACTTTTTATTGGACACTAAAGACA GCTCCCTGGTATCCTCAATCCTGGCTATAGGTGCGGCTATGAGCGCGCTCCCGGTGGGCATGCTCGCACAGAAGATAGGCAGGCGGCCCACCGTGCTCCTCCTCTCCATTCCCTTCATGATTAACTGGCTCCTCACTATCTTCGCCAACGGAGCTGGCATGTTGATCGCTGCTCGATTCTTCGCCGGATTAGCTACTG GCGGTGCTTGCGTGGCGGCTCCCATGTACATCGGTGAGATAGCAGAGACCTCCATCCGAGGGTCCCTGGGCGCCTTCTTCCAGTTGTTCCTGACTGTCGGCATCCTGTTCACATTCGTTGTAGGCGGCTGGACTCATTGGAGGACCCTGTCTATTGTGTCAGCTGTGTTCCCTATTCTACTGGTAGTTGTGTTCTG GTGGATGCCTGAAACCCCTCAATACTTGCTCGGTAAGAACAGAAGACGTGATGCTGAGAAGTCTCTCCGCTGGCTCCGTGGACCTGATGCTGATCTCTCCGTCGAACTTGAGGATATGCAGAAAGAG GTGGACGACGCGGCCCGGCAGCGCGCGGGCGTGCTGAGCATGGTGACGGACCGCGCGCCGCGCATGGCCCTCATCTGCGGGCTCGGCCTCATGTTCTTCCAGCAGTTCAGCGGCATCAACGCCGTCATCTTCTACACCAACAACATCTTCCAGTCCGCCGGATCCAACATCCCCCCTGTCATCGCCACCATCATCGTCGGAGTCGTCCAGACTATCGCGACCTATGCCTCCTCAGTCCTCGTCGAGAGAGCTGGTCGTAGAATCCTCCTTCTCCAGAGCTCTATTATAATGGGCATCTGTCTTATCATCCTTGGGATCTACTTTAAGCTTCAAATGGATAAGGTTAATGTGGATGCTGTTGGTTGGTTGCCTCTTGTCTGTTTAGTCCTGTTCATCATTTCGTTCTCGATGGGCTTCGGGCCTATTCCCTGGATGATGATGGCTGAGCTGTTCCCTGTGGAGTTCCGCGGGGCCGCGACGGGGGTCACTGTCATTGTGAACTGGATCCTGGTGTTCATTGTGACTCTGTGCTTCCCTATCATGAAGGATGCTATCGGTATCTACAGCTGTTTCTGGTTCTTTGCCGCCATCATGGTCATTGGCTCCTTCTTCGTATTCTTCTTGATACCTGAGACTAAAGGCAAGTCTGTTTCCCAGATCCAAGCTATCCTTAGTGGgaagaaagtttaa
- the LOC113495439 gene encoding uncharacterized protein LOC113495439, translating into MACHTKIAKQMKEEDIAIKGAHLLGPSVESKFDELKYEVIHKIDKELTDSHNAREYISQKYDELCSKIQYLTELDATVTGFRSDVKTIEKQIHELSSRVDDIEKRTICKECPSLTSSMY; encoded by the coding sequence ATGGCGTGTCACACGAAAATAgctaaacaaatgaaagaagaGGACATAGCTATAAAGGGGGCGCACCTACTGGGGCCAAGTGTCGAGTCGAAATTCGACGAGTTAAAGTACGAGGTGATCCATAAGATTGATAAGGAGTTGACTGATTCTCACAACGCCAGGGAGTATATATCGCAGAAGTACGACGAGCTGTGCAGCAAGATCCAGTACTTGACGGAGCTGGACGCGACGGTGACGGGGTTCCGCAGCGACGTGAAGACCATTGAGAAGCAGATCCACGAGCTGTCGTCCCGCGTCGACGACATCGAGAAGAGAACCATCTGCAAGGAGTGCCCCTCGCTCACATCTTccatgtattaa